agcctcgctactgtatatagcctcactactgttatagcctcgctactgtatatagcctcactactgtcatTTTTCActttctttttactgttgttttatttctttacttacctattgttcaccttctttgcactattggttagagcctgtaagtaagcatttcactgtaaggtctacacctgttttattcggctcacgtgacaaatacacttggatttgaagcatgggaaacagtgtttaaaccctttacaatgaagacctgtgaagttatttggattttgacaaattatctttgaaagacagggtcctgaaaaagggacgtttctttttttgctgagtttacatagcTTTGATAATGACCCCATATCTAGGCTATGCAGCATGAGCATACATGTTTGGTGATTCGTCTTCGGCTCCTATCTTGATGTAAATGTGCTCCCTGAAGCGTTTTTTGATTTCCTGTCTCTCTGAATGACACCTGAGAAATGTATGTCTGGTGcttgtcttcctgtctctcactGCTGCCTTTTATCTCTTatttcctctcactctttccatccatccatccttccatctctctctcgctctctctcgcgcgctctctctcgcgcgctctctctcgcgctctctgtctcgcgctctctctctcgcgctctctctctctcgctctctctcgctctctctctcgctctttctctctcgctctttctctctctcttctctcgctctctctctctctcgctctctctttttacACACTCACAATGGAGACACGATTCTCCAGCCTGTACTGTTTGACCAAGGTTCCTGGTCCTGCAGTAGACCATTGAACACTAATGTGGGTTAGAGTAGGGCCTTCAGCCATGGAAATACAGAAGCCTCAGGCTTTAGCTTCTTGCACCAGAGTAAAAACCTGCCAGTGGAGCCACATGAATCTCACATAGCACACAGACTTGTTCTCTCATTGGATCTAGGCCTACCTCTGTGTAATCTTTCATCTTAGTCACTCTCATCACACCCTGTTGttgaaggtagggagagagggagggaaggaaggaatcGTGGCAGGTGTGTCTTGGTGCTGAGCATGTGTTTAACTGTTAGGGTTACAGCAGCAGGGATATGACAGTGCTGTGTGATGTTTGGGGGGTCAACACAGTGCACAGCTTTGTCTCGTGCCATATGATGTTCGGGACTACAGAGCAGTGGAGCAGGAAGTCTGCTGCTcgcttgtcctgtctgtcagctAGTTGCCGTGGAGACGTCTGGGCCTGTGTGGCACAGGGCAGATCAAGGGAGGAGACAACAGCACTGCAGGTAAACCAGCCCATCAGGTTTCACACGCTCCCCTGATCACGGAGATGTCACGTGGCACGCCAAGGTCTCCACGGCGATGCACAGTCTGACGGGGACTTGAGCTGCTGTCTACGAGCCAAGTCGGAAAACAGTCTGGGAAACTCTCCTTAGAAATCTGAAGAGAACTAAGTGAAAGATGAGCTGAGAGGAAAGAAGAAGCTGCTTCCAAAACACCACATGTCCTCTTTGCTCTGTTCAATCTCAGCCGTTTTTATAGAGCTGGTTTATATTGACTCGTCCAATAACAACATCATTACCGTCTGCAGTAGTAATGTAACCTGATGTAATTACACTGGTGCGGCTGGCAGAGCCACTCAGCCTCAAGccctgatctctctctacttATGGACACAGGAAACCGGGGGTACGGGCGGAGACCTGATGCTATGATTCCGATAAGGAAATAGGAATATATTATTTGAATTGAATCAACTGTATTGTTCCACAGAGGGGACATTGGATTTGACCCCAGCATAAAATGGGCATACATCAGCACACGTCCAGCGGCTAATACAGTTGCAGCAGCCCTATTGGGAGTAGTCTGACCGGGGTGGGAGTGACTCCAGCAGGGCTTGGTGTGGCTGTGTTATtcaggctggaaggcagagcTCCTCCACGCCGAAGGAGACTATTGTTCTTTTGTTCCTGCTTGAGGAAACAGCAGAGCATGCTGGTTATTATTGGTAGCCAagagcagctgtgtgtgtgttcaacctATGTGTGTGCGCGCAGCTGGACTCGTGTGCTGCTCTCCTCCGCTCTCTGTGTCGAGTGTATGTACTCTtaggtgtgtgtgcgtatgtgaaAGAGTGTATAGGGCTATGTTCAGTACATTTCATTCCTGTGTACGGTGCATGGACTGGCACATGACATTGAAAGCCTTCCATGACGGCTTATatgtgggggtctgtgtgtgctggtatcagtgtgtgtgtgtgtgtgtgtgtgtgcacgagtgCATGAGGGTTTTGTGTGCGTCACAGCGACGTCTCAGATCCCTGCCTTTGTGTCCAGATGCCATTCCACATGGGCACGCCGCTCATTCCACTCTCCCCAGCCCAGCCCcgcccctctctccaccctcaccGAGGTTTGTCACAGCCCAGTAGACAGGACGGCAGTTagactacctagctagctacctaaacaGCAGTAAAAGCGTTTAGATTAGGGAAATGAAGCAGGCAGCAGCAGCTCAGGCTGTAGAGAGGAGGCGTGCAGTGAAAGCATCAGGATCCGGTTACTATGAGCTGTTCTGCAGACGCATCTCGTTACCGTCAACGTATTTAAGAGCTCAGACTCTGATCAGCTTTCCAGAACCTCTTTACTGCTGGACagcttttatttttgttttaacaGACCCTCCTTTTGCTTTCAACACTGTTTTGACTTTTGACTACTGATTCCAAGCTTTCTTTGTGGACCAGTGTGTTATTTGCATGCATTTGTTTGAAAGTAATTTTTTTAACTGTACCATTCAAATGAACAAACGGCTTAATTTTTAATTCATTATTGAATGTAAATGTTTAAGGGTAGAGTGGATCTGAAAACCAGTGACACACATCTGCTAATTAAAATGTTATGACCCAACTGTGGCTTTTTACAACTATCTTAACCAATGATCATGAGAATAGATGTTTTCTTTCACTTTAGATTGGTTAATAATATACTTCCCACAAGTCTGGAAAGTTCCCATCTTTCTGTTGTTTACTTACTGGTAGGGTTGTGAGATGCCCTCCAGTGTTTTGGGGGACATCACGTTGAGGCTTGCCCCTGGCCCTAGTCTGGCTGATCCACGATCTATGCTGCTATGCTGGTGTTAGAGGGACTTAAATGGAGTTAAATGTTGCTCAGTCCGGACAACGATGGTGTGACGGAGCAGAGTGTTGACAGCAAGGTGCTTAGAAATGGTGAGCGGAATATCCTCGGTAGACGGACAGACCTAGCTGCTGTGTGTTCTAGCCTGACGGACCATTAGGTTCTGAGGCTACAGCCTACAGGTGATCTCTGTCTAGGCTACTGTTCTGGAAGAAAAATCTCTGTTTCCTATGTTTCCTCGTACTGATTTTCCTAGGAATTACAGTTCCAGATTGGTCAAAGAGTGTAACTCTTCATGATAGGTTATGATGATGACGTAAACCTTGCCCTTGAGTCTCTCACTGCTCAACACTAATACACTATCTCTCTACTGCCATTCCAATCCTGTTGCACAGACAAAAGCAGCAACTGTCTGCCTGTGTGGGTGCTTAGCTGGAGATGTAGCAAAGGGACAAAGTACACAGTGTATTTGCAGCAGTTGCACATGTGGTCACACACAGTCCTTTCTGTGTAATGCTCAGGGGAGAGTTGTGCCTGAAGGCAGATGCCAGATCTGTCCAGATTGGATCTATTTTTGAACCCTAAGAAATGTCTGATCACCCCAGGTTCACATGCCAAAGCAGGCCCTATGGCAGTAAgaatcagtcacacacacacacacatcacacacacaactgCTGTGATTTGTGTCTTAAGCAAGTCTGACCTTAATAAACTATTTCACTGTAACACAGACCAACTCATTACTTTGTCTCCCCTAGATGAGTCGACACTAGAATCAACCTTTTTCCCTCTTTTAAAATGTCTATTTAAAGggacataattttttttttaaataaaatttaaattcTGCTTCATAGTCATCATCGCCAGCAcaaccccaacatcaacatatgtggaAATTGtgcttttctatgttttgtagtaaaaaaagtgtttccaatgatatcatcaaccaattagtaggcaGTGCCTACTCATAATTTATTAAAATCACACAATGCACACTATATGCCCTGTTGGTAATCCTGACCATGTCTCTCTGATTCTCTGCAGGTGACCCAACCAAGCTTCCTGGGCCACTGAGACGTGATTCTGGGACGGGCACAGTCCCTCCCCTCAGCCTGCCTGCCCTGcgtcctccccctgtctcccagaCGTCTCCTCTTGAGAGAATGACCATCGGCCCAGACCACCTCTACCGTCACCATACCACTGTGTGAATGACTCTTTGCCGAAAAGCCACCGTGCTCTGCCACCCCGTTGTTGCCATGAAGAGCAAGTATTCCCAGTACTACAACCGGACCCTGATCCATGCCTACTATGTGTTTGCCAAGGACATGAcctgggaggagttagaggaGCGCACCAATGGGAAGGCCCAGCTCAGCTCCCTCAACATCGTCTTCGTCATCATCTGCAGCATCATCATTCTGGAGAACTTGCTGCTGCTCATTGCCGTGTTCCGCAACAAGAAGTTCCACACCGCCATGTTCTTCTTCATCGGGAACCTAGCCTTCTCCGACCTGCTGGCCGGCTCAGCCTACATCGCCAACATCTTCCTATCAGGGCCTAGGACCTTTGAGTTGGTGCCGGTACAGTGGTTCATCCGGGAGGGCACAGCCTTTATAGCGCTGGCCGCCTCCGTCTTCAGCCTGCTGGCCATCGCCATCGAGCGCTACATCGCCATCACCAAGGTCAGGGTTTACGGCTCTAACAGGACGTGTCGTATGTTCCTGCTGATCGGGACGTGCTGGGTCACCTCCATCCTCCTGGGGGGCCTGCCCATCATCGGCTGGAACTGCATCAACAACCTGCCTGAGTGCTCGGCCTTGCTGCCCCTCTATTCCAAGAAGTACATCCTGTTCGTGGTCACCATCTTCAGCATCATCCTGCTCTCTATCGGCATCCTTTACGTGCGCATCTACCTGATTGTGCGCTCCAGCCACCAGGAGGCCACCAACTCTCCGGCCTACGCCCTGCTGAAGACGGTCACCATCGTGCTGGGCGTCTTCATCGTGTGCTGGCTGCCCGCCTTCACCGTCCTCCTCCTGGACACCTCCTGCCGCAGGCTGGACTGCCCCATCCTCTCCAAGGCAGACATCTTCTTCGGCATCGCCACGCTCAATTCGGCACTCAACCCGCTGATCTACACGCTACGCAGTAAGGACATGAGAAAAGAGTTCCTGCGTGTGCTGTGCTGCTGGGGGCTGCTGACCAGCGGGCGCCC
This sequence is a window from Oncorhynchus mykiss isolate Arlee chromosome 13, USDA_OmykA_1.1, whole genome shotgun sequence. Protein-coding genes within it:
- the LOC110486371 gene encoding sphingosine 1-phosphate receptor 2 yields the protein MTLCRKATVLCHPVVAMKSKYSQYYNRTLIHAYYVFAKDMTWEELEERTNGKAQLSSLNIVFVIICSIIILENLLLLIAVFRNKKFHTAMFFFIGNLAFSDLLAGSAYIANIFLSGPRTFELVPVQWFIREGTAFIALAASVFSLLAIAIERYIAITKVRVYGSNRTCRMFLLIGTCWVTSILLGGLPIIGWNCINNLPECSALLPLYSKKYILFVVTIFSIILLSIGILYVRIYLIVRSSHQEATNSPAYALLKTVTIVLGVFIVCWLPAFTVLLLDTSCRRLDCPILSKADIFFGIATLNSALNPLIYTLRSKDMRKEFLRVLCCWGLLTSGRPTDRCLVPLKSSSSMEHCTNKHEHQTTPIMQAECTTCV